The following is a genomic window from Luteitalea sp..
GGATGGACCCGTTCGGGTGTGGACACATATCCGCCGATCATCGCCAGAGGAATACTCATCGACGTGGCAACGTCCAAAGGCGTGGACCATTTGCCGGAGTCCTATACGGTTACGGCCCGGGATCTGCAGGACGCCCTCAAGGAACAAGGGACAGTGCTCCAACCAGGCGATGTCGTCCTGATCCGCACGGGACTGATGAGCCTGTGGCCTGACCGAGCCGAATACCGGCTCGACAACCAGGCCGGCCTTGGCCTCGAGGCGGCCCAATGGCTGGTCGACGCGCGAAAGGCCATGCTGCTCGGGGCAGATAACTTCGGTGTCGACAGTTTTCCCTCGAAGAATCCGGACAATTTTGTTCCTGTCCACAGCTATCTCTTCGCCGAACGAGGGGTGTCGATCATCGAGGTGATGTGGCTCGAAGACCTGGCGAAGGATCAGGTGTATGAGTTCCTGTTTATCGCGGCACCGCTCAAGTTGCGGGGTGCGACTGCGTCACCGATACGGCCGCTGGCAATGCCGATCCAGCGGCCATGAGGATACGCAGTGCGGATCACAAAAATTCAGCAAGGCCGCCGCGTCCTGCCGCGCGACGTCCCAGAATCCGACGTGGAGGCGTGGTATGGCGAACCAATCGATGAAAGTCTGGCAGATTTCGAAATTCGGACTCGACGCGCTCGAGCAGCTCGAACGGACGGTCCCGCAGCCCGGCCCGAACGAGATCTTGGTCAAGATTGCGGCCGTGTCCCTCAACTATCGCGACAAGCTGGTCGTCGAGGGCACGTACAACGCGTCGTTTCTCCTGCCGTTGGTTCCCGCGTCGGACGCGGCAGGAACCGTGGTGGCCCTCGGCCCGGGCGTGACGCGCGTCCGCATGGGCGATCGGGTCATCGGACTCTTCTATCCGAAGTGGTTCGACGGCGATGTGCGGGCGGCGCAACACGACGACACGCTGGGAGGGCCGCTGCCGGGCATGCTGGCGGAATATGTTGTGTTCCACGAGCAGGCCGTCGTGGCCGCGCCATCGTATCTCGACGACCGTGAAGCCTCCACGCTGCCGATTGCGGCGCTGACGGCGTGGACCGCGCTCTTCGAGCACGCCCACGTCGGGCCAGGGCAGACGGTGCTCGTCGAGGGCACCGGTGGCGTGTCGGTGTTCGGCCTGCAACTCGCGTCCGCGGCCGGGGCGCGGGTCATCGTCACATCGAGCCGCGACGAGAAGCTCGCGCGGGCGAAGGCGCTCGGCGCCTGGGAGACCATCAACTACACGAGCCACCCACACTGGGATGAGCGCGCCATCGAGCTCACGTCGGGCCGCGGCGTCGACCTCGTGCTGGAAGTGTTCGGCGGCGACAACGTGCAGCGCGCCGCGCACGCGCTCGCACGCGGTGGGACGATCGCCCTGATCGGCCTGCTCCAGGACGTTTCCGCGCGCTTGGACATCGTCCCGTTCATGGTGAACATGCGTACCCTGCGCGGTGTTTCGGTGGGTAACCGCCGTCAGATCGAGGCGATGAACCGCGCCCTGGACAGGATTCAGCTCCGGCCGGTGATCGACACAGTGTATCCGTTTGCGGAGACGCCGGCGGCATTCGAGCATGTGAGCCGCGGAGCGTTCGGCAAGGTGGTGATCGCGCTGGCGTAAGTGGCGTGTCGCCCGTCAGCCGCTATTCTTCCAGCATGGCGATTCGCGGCGCCACTCTCGACGCGCGCCGTGCGGCGTCACGCGGCCTGCGTCCGAGAACGGAGAGTCCGTTGACTTCCGCGAAAACAGGCCTATGCCGTCTATCGTCTGAATATTTCGAAATGGGCGTCAAAGATCTGAATCAGACCGTATGTCAGTTGCAGGATTGACCTTCAGACTTTTGACCCATCCGATACATGGGCTTGGTTTGTATCGAAGATTAGCTGTTCTCTGTTACCTCATTAACCTTTCGGTTACCGAGCCAACGGTATCATCTGGCCGTCTCGGTAAGGAAGGGAAGGAAGGAAGGCAGGCGGACAGTCGGAAGGGAAGATTTGCCAGATCGCGCCACGCCGTAATACACAGCCGAACCAGGAACGCGAGTTCTGGCCGCTGTTGATGTGAGTTGCGCTACCACACGCCGGCGCCGATCTCGACGACAACGCGCGGATAGTCGGTGAGGCCGTTCGCTCGGTAACCGAGCCGCAGGCCCCCGAAGCTATAACCCAGCGTGGCCCAGCGTGCTACGCGCGGCACGGGCACGCGGAATTTCAACCCGAGCTCATGGACGACGCCGCGGCGATCGGGCGCCGCGTAGAGTGCTCGCTCCCAGCCAACCGCCGCGTACCAATCCACCCAGCGTGAGGCGGACGGCGTCACCAGCAGATCCGCACTCGCCGTCCCGCCGACGACAAAACGGGGCACCAGCCAGACGTGCTTCAGATCGTAGCCGCGGAGGACTACCGACGCGCCGATGTTGCGACCATCGAATCGCGCGTTGATGCCTGGAATGAGACCGACGCGCAGATCACTGCTGCTGCTCTCCCGCGTG
Proteins encoded in this region:
- a CDS encoding zinc-binding dehydrogenase; translated protein: MANQSMKVWQISKFGLDALEQLERTVPQPGPNEILVKIAAVSLNYRDKLVVEGTYNASFLLPLVPASDAAGTVVALGPGVTRVRMGDRVIGLFYPKWFDGDVRAAQHDDTLGGPLPGMLAEYVVFHEQAVVAAPSYLDDREASTLPIAALTAWTALFEHAHVGPGQTVLVEGTGGVSVFGLQLASAAGARVIVTSSRDEKLARAKALGAWETINYTSHPHWDERAIELTSGRGVDLVLEVFGGDNVQRAAHALARGGTIALIGLLQDVSARLDIVPFMVNMRTLRGVSVGNRRQIEAMNRALDRIQLRPVIDTVYPFAETPAAFEHVSRGAFGKVVIALA
- a CDS encoding cyclase family protein produces the protein MALILITVSASAWAQVASNVAAKSPWGPDDEIGTLNMMTDASRLKVVEQIAGGKVYDLSVDIYVGMPDCCGAFGDPSYQIWMTHTPQRTAAGTAPEANPELLSYSGDAISMYTHTGTHIDALNHFGFHGNIWNQVSADDALDARGWTRSGVDTYPPIIARGILIDVATSKGVDHLPESYTVTARDLQDALKEQGTVLQPGDVVLIRTGLMSLWPDRAEYRLDNQAGLGLEAAQWLVDARKAMLLGADNFGVDSFPSKNPDNFVPVHSYLFAERGVSIIEVMWLEDLAKDQVYEFLFIAAPLKLRGATASPIRPLAMPIQRP